A window of Juglans regia cultivar Chandler chromosome 7, Walnut 2.0, whole genome shotgun sequence contains these coding sequences:
- the LOC108997055 gene encoding RNA pseudouridine synthase 5 isoform X1, with protein sequence MTNPPERRQPQTFGLPWPDLNDGLFYNDVVRPSDSELTLIEFYSSKYKNSAPRLGWVQRIESGQIRVDGRVDTDPNTILRVGSELVYHRLPWREPEAPYLLEVLYEDDDMVALNKPSGLQVLPGGLFQQRTALTQLQWWASKQGSSLERQEPHPVPVHRLGRGTSGILLCAKTKLAKTHLAAYFADGTSSIEGNRNANLEICEVRKITKIYRALVTGILSDDKVIIKQPIGMVQYPGVAKGLYVASPSGKPALSKVAVVERDVQGNNTLVQVEIQSGRPHQIRIHLSFIGHPLLGDPLYVDGGQPKCFDPEIIDENFAKDGYANVLSTRGYQRPTKPVPGDCGYYLHAHQVVLSHPTTNQETKITAPLPSVLLTQEEAKVNSIH encoded by the exons ATGACAAACCCTCCAGAAAGACGTCAGCCTCAGACATTCGGATTGCCCTGGCCCGATCTCAACGACGGCTTGTTCTACAACGACGTCGTTCGGCCCTCCGATTCCG AATTGACGCTGATAGAGTTCTACTCTAGTAAATACAAGAATTCAGCCCCTCGGCTAGG TTGGGTGCAGCGAATTGAGAGTGGACAG ATAAGAGTCGATGGTCGAGTTGATACCGATCCCAACACAATCCTCAG AGTTGGTTCGGAGCTTGTCTACCACAGACTTCCTTGGAGAGAGCCTGAGGCGCCATACTTGCTCGAAGttttatatgaagatgatgatatG GTTGCCCTTAATAAGCCTTCTGGCCTACAAGTTTTACCCGGTGGCCTTTTCCAGCAACGGACAGCTTTAACACAGCTTCAGTGGTGGGCAAGCAAGCAGGGTTCTTCTCTTGAACGCCAAGAACCACATCCTGTTCCTGTTCATCGCCTGGGAAGGGGCACTTCAG gaaTATTGCTTTGTGCCAAGACGAAGCTTGCCAAAACACACCTTGCAGCATACTTTGCTGATGGGACATCTAGTATTGAAGGCAATAG AAATGCCAATTTGGAGATCTGTGAAGTAAGAAAAATTACGAAGATATACCGGGCGCTAGTAACTGGTATTCTTAGTGATGATAAG GTAATTATAAAACAGCCCATTGGAATGGTGCAGTATCCTGGTGTTGCCAAGGGGCTGTATGTTGCTTCTCCCTCAg GGAAACCAGCTCTGAGTAAAGTTGCTGTTGTTGAGAGGGATGTGCAAGGGAACAACACATTGGTGCAG GTCGAGATTCAGTCTGGAAGGCCCCATCAAATCCGTATCCATCTTTCTTTCATTGGGCATCCTCTGTTAG GTGATCCTCTTTATGTTGATGGTGGACAACCAAAGTGCTTTGATCCTGAAATTATTGATGAGAATTTTGCAAAAGACGGGTACGCAAATGTTTTATCTACAAG GGGTTACCAGAGGCCAACAAAACCTGTTCCAGGAGACTGTGGCTACTACTTGCATGCACATCAAGTGGTTCTCTCTCACCCAACTACCAATCAG GAAACCAAAATTACCGCACCTCTTCCATCTGTTCTCCTTACGCAGGAGGAGGCCAAAGTGAACAGCATTCATTAG
- the LOC108997056 gene encoding uncharacterized protein LOC108997056, which yields MEFFFRNLNEESTPSQLDMLRCPFLRNINEPTNFSFSSSLAFPMPVRGAKGPIFEDGPNFDMAFRLFHGCDGVVPLSAKSFVSSEKVVPEQVPAQFNPLAAKAATISLSSFGPGGPFSFDSFSEKFKSQKRKSNSSKKESSSQGGNSKHEALSNEWLQTGNCPIAKSYRAVSNVLPLVAKAFQPPPGMKFKCPPAIVAARAAIAQTAFAKNLRPQPLPAKVLVIGLLGMAANVPLGIWREHTEKFSPAWFAAVHAAVPFIGMLRKSVLMPKAAMAFTIAASVLGQVIGSRAERHRMKAVAAKKLVLAGAPAGSNQPSVVKSKGGHCGEIVNWNPVSLELSGSSSPADVYC from the exons ATGGAATTTTTCTTTAGAAACCTAAATGAAGAGTCTACGCCTTCTCAGCTGGACATGCTTAGATGTCCATTCTTAAGGAACATCAATGAACCGACTAACTTCTCCTTCTCATCGTCCCTGGCTTTCCCAATGCCT GTACGTGGAGCCAAAGGTCCCATTTTTGAGGATGGTCCCAATTTTGATATGGCATTTAGGCTTTTCCATGGGTGCGACGGAGTTGTCCCCCTTTCTGCGAAATCATTTGTGAGTTCTGAGAAAGTAGTGCCTGAGCAAGTTCCAGCCCAGTTCAATCCTTTAGCGGCTAAGGCAGCCACTATCAGCCTGTCATCCTTTGGACCTGGAGGACctttcagttttgattcattttctgAGAAGTTTAAGAGtcagaaaagaaaatccaactCATCCAAGAAAGAGTCTTCTTCACAG GGAGGAAATTCAAAGCATGAGGCATTGAGCAACGAGTGGCTTCAAACTGGAAATTGCCCCATTGCAAAGTCTTATCGAGCAGTTAGCAATGTTCTTCCCCTAGTTGCTAAGGCATTTCAGCCCCCTCCAGGTATGAAATTCAAGTGCCCACCTGCAATAGTTGCAGCCCGAGCAGCTATAGCACAAACTGCTTTTGCAAAGAACCTCCGGCCACAACCCCTGCCTGCAAAAGTACTTGTGATTGGATTACTGGGCATGGCAGCAAATGTTCCTTTAGGGATATGGAGAGAACACACCGAGAAATTCTCACCAGCCTGGTTCGCTGCAGTTCATGCGGCTGTTCCATTCATAGGTATGCTGAGGAAGTCTGTGTTGATGCCCAAAGCAGCTATGGCTTTTACCATTGCAGCATCGGTGTTAGGACAAGTCATTGGATCTAGAGCAGAACGTCACCGAATGAAGGCAGTAGCTGCAAAGAAATTGGTTCTTGCAGGAGCACCTGCTGGGTCAAATCAGCCAAGTGTGGTTAAATCAAAAGGCGGACATTGTGGTGAAATTGTGAACTGGAATCCAGTTTCCCTTGAGCTGTCTGGGTCTTCTTCTCCAGCAGATGTTtattgctaa
- the LOC108997057 gene encoding general transcription factor IIF subunit 2 has translation MDEQGGSTRSGQKNGNGNNIIDEFLDTSKAERAMWLMKCPPLVSRSLQSPPDAPDPARPVAKVVLSIDPLRSNDDSSPQFTMELAGTESGHIPKCYSMDMSKDFIPMSVFSESSQGKCSVEGKILNKFDMKPHNQDIENYGKLCRERTNKYMTKSRQIQVIDNDNGAHMRPMPGMISVASGPSDKKKMPAKGSDVKRTRRDRGEMEEIMFKLFERQPNWTLRQLIQETDQPEQFMKDILKDLCVYNNKGANQGSYELKPEYRRTNEEPTPK, from the exons ATGGACGAGCAAGGAGGCAGCACCAGAAGCGGCCAGAAAAATGGCAACGGCAACAATATTATCGACGAGTTCTTGGACACGAGCAAAGCGGAGAGAGCAATGTGGCTCATGAAATGCCCTCCCCTAGTCTCTCGCTCTCTCCAGTCTCCTCCGGATGCGCCCGACCCTGCTCGCCCTGTCGCCAAAGTCGTCCTCTCCATCGACCCACTCCGCTCCAACGATGACTCCTCTCCTCAG TTCACCATGGAATTGGCTGGCACTGAATCTGGACATATACCCAAGTGTTACTCTATGGATATGTCTAAAGACTTCATTCCAATGTCTGTGTTTTCTGAGTCATCACAAG GGAAGTGTTCTGTGGAGGGAAAAATACTGAACAAATTTGACATGAAGCCCCATAACCAGGATATTGAGAACTATGGGAAACTCTGCCGTGaaagaacaaataaatatatgactAAGAGTAGACAGATACAG GTGATCGACAATGATAATGGGGCTCATATGAGGCCTATGCCAGGGATGATTAGTGTGGCTTCTGGACCGAGT GATAAGAAGAAAATGCCAGCTAAGGGCTCAGACGTGAAAAGAACGAGAAGGGATCGCGgtgaaatggaagaaattatGTTTAAGCTATTTGAAAGGCAACCAAATTGGACTTTAAGACAGCTTATCCAGGAGACAGACCAACCTGAA CAATTTATGAAAGACATACTCAAAGACCTGTGTGTCTACAATAACAAGGGAGCTAACCAAGGATCTTATGAGCTGAAGCCGGAATACAGGAGAACAAATGAGGAGCCAACTCCCAAATAG
- the LOC108997055 gene encoding RNA pseudouridine synthase 5 isoform X2: protein MTNPPERRQPQTFGLPWPDLNDGLFYNDVVRPSDSELTLIEFYSSKYKNSAPRLGWVQRIESGQIRVDGRVDTDPNTILRVGSELVYHRLPWREPEAPYLLEVLYEDDDMVALNKPSGLQVLPGGLFQQRTALTQLQWWASKQGSSLERQEPHPVPVHRLGRGTSGILLCAKTKLAKTHLAAYFADGTSSIEGNRNANLEICEVRKITKIYRALVTGILSDDKVIIKQPIGMVQYPGVAKGLYVASPSGKPALSKVAVVERDVQGNNTLVQVEIQSGRPHQIRIHLSFIGHPLLGDPLYVDGGQPKCFDPEIIDENFAKDGGYQRPTKPVPGDCGYYLHAHQVVLSHPTTNQETKITAPLPSVLLTQEEAKVNSIH from the exons ATGACAAACCCTCCAGAAAGACGTCAGCCTCAGACATTCGGATTGCCCTGGCCCGATCTCAACGACGGCTTGTTCTACAACGACGTCGTTCGGCCCTCCGATTCCG AATTGACGCTGATAGAGTTCTACTCTAGTAAATACAAGAATTCAGCCCCTCGGCTAGG TTGGGTGCAGCGAATTGAGAGTGGACAG ATAAGAGTCGATGGTCGAGTTGATACCGATCCCAACACAATCCTCAG AGTTGGTTCGGAGCTTGTCTACCACAGACTTCCTTGGAGAGAGCCTGAGGCGCCATACTTGCTCGAAGttttatatgaagatgatgatatG GTTGCCCTTAATAAGCCTTCTGGCCTACAAGTTTTACCCGGTGGCCTTTTCCAGCAACGGACAGCTTTAACACAGCTTCAGTGGTGGGCAAGCAAGCAGGGTTCTTCTCTTGAACGCCAAGAACCACATCCTGTTCCTGTTCATCGCCTGGGAAGGGGCACTTCAG gaaTATTGCTTTGTGCCAAGACGAAGCTTGCCAAAACACACCTTGCAGCATACTTTGCTGATGGGACATCTAGTATTGAAGGCAATAG AAATGCCAATTTGGAGATCTGTGAAGTAAGAAAAATTACGAAGATATACCGGGCGCTAGTAACTGGTATTCTTAGTGATGATAAG GTAATTATAAAACAGCCCATTGGAATGGTGCAGTATCCTGGTGTTGCCAAGGGGCTGTATGTTGCTTCTCCCTCAg GGAAACCAGCTCTGAGTAAAGTTGCTGTTGTTGAGAGGGATGTGCAAGGGAACAACACATTGGTGCAG GTCGAGATTCAGTCTGGAAGGCCCCATCAAATCCGTATCCATCTTTCTTTCATTGGGCATCCTCTGTTAG GTGATCCTCTTTATGTTGATGGTGGACAACCAAAGTGCTTTGATCCTGAAATTATTGATGAGAATTTTGCAAAAGACGG GGGTTACCAGAGGCCAACAAAACCTGTTCCAGGAGACTGTGGCTACTACTTGCATGCACATCAAGTGGTTCTCTCTCACCCAACTACCAATCAG GAAACCAAAATTACCGCACCTCTTCCATCTGTTCTCCTTACGCAGGAGGAGGCCAAAGTGAACAGCATTCATTAG
- the LOC108997055 gene encoding RNA pseudouridine synthase 5 isoform X3, with product MIINNENLLSSWVQRIESGQIRVDGRVDTDPNTILRVGSELVYHRLPWREPEAPYLLEVLYEDDDMVALNKPSGLQVLPGGLFQQRTALTQLQWWASKQGSSLERQEPHPVPVHRLGRGTSGILLCAKTKLAKTHLAAYFADGTSSIEGNRNANLEICEVRKITKIYRALVTGILSDDKVIIKQPIGMVQYPGVAKGLYVASPSGKPALSKVAVVERDVQGNNTLVQVEIQSGRPHQIRIHLSFIGHPLLGDPLYVDGGQPKCFDPEIIDENFAKDGYANVLSTRGYQRPTKPVPGDCGYYLHAHQVVLSHPTTNQETKITAPLPSVLLTQEEAKVNSIH from the exons ATGATCATTAACAACGAAAATTTATTGAGCAGTTGGGTGCAGCGAATTGAGAGTGGACAG ATAAGAGTCGATGGTCGAGTTGATACCGATCCCAACACAATCCTCAG AGTTGGTTCGGAGCTTGTCTACCACAGACTTCCTTGGAGAGAGCCTGAGGCGCCATACTTGCTCGAAGttttatatgaagatgatgatatG GTTGCCCTTAATAAGCCTTCTGGCCTACAAGTTTTACCCGGTGGCCTTTTCCAGCAACGGACAGCTTTAACACAGCTTCAGTGGTGGGCAAGCAAGCAGGGTTCTTCTCTTGAACGCCAAGAACCACATCCTGTTCCTGTTCATCGCCTGGGAAGGGGCACTTCAG gaaTATTGCTTTGTGCCAAGACGAAGCTTGCCAAAACACACCTTGCAGCATACTTTGCTGATGGGACATCTAGTATTGAAGGCAATAG AAATGCCAATTTGGAGATCTGTGAAGTAAGAAAAATTACGAAGATATACCGGGCGCTAGTAACTGGTATTCTTAGTGATGATAAG GTAATTATAAAACAGCCCATTGGAATGGTGCAGTATCCTGGTGTTGCCAAGGGGCTGTATGTTGCTTCTCCCTCAg GGAAACCAGCTCTGAGTAAAGTTGCTGTTGTTGAGAGGGATGTGCAAGGGAACAACACATTGGTGCAG GTCGAGATTCAGTCTGGAAGGCCCCATCAAATCCGTATCCATCTTTCTTTCATTGGGCATCCTCTGTTAG GTGATCCTCTTTATGTTGATGGTGGACAACCAAAGTGCTTTGATCCTGAAATTATTGATGAGAATTTTGCAAAAGACGGGTACGCAAATGTTTTATCTACAAG GGGTTACCAGAGGCCAACAAAACCTGTTCCAGGAGACTGTGGCTACTACTTGCATGCACATCAAGTGGTTCTCTCTCACCCAACTACCAATCAG GAAACCAAAATTACCGCACCTCTTCCATCTGTTCTCCTTACGCAGGAGGAGGCCAAAGTGAACAGCATTCATTAG